One Brassica napus cultivar Da-Ae chromosome C2, Da-Ae, whole genome shotgun sequence DNA window includes the following coding sequences:
- the BNAC02G03960D gene encoding protein NONRESPONDING TO OXYLIPINS 2, mitochondrial isoform X2 encodes MASRCRSLSKPAFSMFRSATNKPSLRPKSASSFLGVPPSPGLARPIAQLGSLQSLLPLYSAVASARLTSCLGIDSMNSRSLSQELGLSVPR; translated from the exons ATGGCTTCTCGATGTCGATCATTGTCCAAACCAGCGTTCTCAATGTTTAGATCCGCAACGAACAAGCCCTCTCTCCGACCCAAATCGGCTTCATCGTTTCTCGGCGTCCCTCCTTCGCCTGGACTCGCAAG GCCGATTGCTCAGCTGGGGTCGCTTCAGTCGCTGCTTCCATTGTACAGCGCGGTGGCATCAGCTAGGCTGACATCGTGCCTGGGTATCGATTCGATGAATTCAAGGTCGTTGTCTCAGG AGCTTGGCCTAAGTGTGCCTCGATAA
- the BNAC02G03960D gene encoding protein NONRESPONDING TO OXYLIPINS 2, mitochondrial isoform X1 has translation MASRCRSLSKPAFSMFRSATNKPSLRPKSASSFLGVPPSPGLARPIAQLGSLQSLLPLYSAVASARLTSCLGIDSMNSRSLSQGMICGSNPGV, from the exons ATGGCTTCTCGATGTCGATCATTGTCCAAACCAGCGTTCTCAATGTTTAGATCCGCAACGAACAAGCCCTCTCTCCGACCCAAATCGGCTTCATCGTTTCTCGGCGTCCCTCCTTCGCCTGGACTCGCAAG GCCGATTGCTCAGCTGGGGTCGCTTCAGTCGCTGCTTCCATTGTACAGCGCGGTGGCATCAGCTAGGCTGACATCGTGCCTGGGTATCGATTCGATGAATTCAAGGTCGTTGTCTCAGGGTATGATCTGCGGTTCGAACCCAGGAGTTTGA
- the LOC106383017 gene encoding thioredoxin-related transmembrane protein 2 homolog yields MQTELISLDPEKQKKNRNKPNLYRKCQVLTFSATNETNQHMRCPASSTDKHLAVSYHTKRRDVHYLLKPSSSSQTPTNSQPLHDPFETRKHKKMEKKREGGGGGALERTSQIVSDPYYFLHFMAFFSYLPIRASAAPHTSHRLFDRELQAFLAFLMFSAIKMVREETWEAFVADSLLYAKIFLIGVSLVMDYRVGIWFCVIFSVVYLLAQQPAFSKLGTAKKLTPMQLEDLLSDGTTTKYWLIEFYACSSSKCVRSSRCFPELSITYSNSLLSFGTIDLGLFPNAASKFGISLAGGMSQLPTYILYEKGVEVHRFPDFYVDAAPSLPVTKKLLCQHFELDRLLLDYINGS; encoded by the exons ATGCAAACCGAACTTATATCTCTAGATccggaaaaacaaaaaaaaaacagaaataaacCGAACCTATACCGGAAATGTCAGGTTCTAACATTCAGTGCGACAAATGAAACCAACCAACACATGAGATGCCCAGCATCCTCTACAGACAAACACCTTGCCGTTTCTTACCACACAAAACGACGTGACGTCCACTATCTTCTCAAACCATCCTCTTCTTCTCAGACTCCAACTAACTCGCAGCCTCTCCACGATCCCTTCGAAACTCGGAAGCACAAAAAAATGGAGAAGAAGcgtgaaggaggaggaggaggagcactCGAAAGAACGAGCCAGATCGTATCAGATCCCTACTACTTCCTCCACTTCATGGCCTTCTTCTCCTACCTCCCGATCCGCGCCTCCGCCGCACCCCACACCTCTCACCGCCTCTTCGACAGAGAACTCCAAGCCTTTCTAGCCTTCCTCATGTTCTCAGCTATAAAG ATGGTTAGGGAGGAGACGTGGGAGGCTTTCGTTGCTGATAGCTTACTCTATGCTAAG ATCTTTCTTATTGGGGTTTCGTTGGTTATGGATTATCGAGTTGGGATCTGGTTCTGTGTCATTTTCTCAG ttgtgTATCTTTTAGCTCAACAACCAGCGTTTAGTAAGTTAG GAACTGCGAAGAAGCTGACACCTATGCAGTTGGAGGATTTGCTATCAGATGGGACGACAACTAAGTACTGGTTG ATAGAATTCTATGCATGTAGTTCATCCAAGTGTGTTCGTTCAAGCCGCTGCTTTCCCGAGCTCTCCATCAC GTACTCGaatagtcttttgtcttttgGAACCATAGACCTTGGACTTTTCCCTAATGCTGCATCAAAGTTCGGAATATCTCTTGCCG gtggaATGTCTCAGCTTCCAACATACATATTGTATGAAAAGGGTGTAGAAGTTCATCGGTTCCCAGACTTTTATGTTGACGCTGCACCGTCTTTACCCGTAACCAAG AAACTTCTGTGTCAACATTTTGAGCTCGATAGGCTTCTGCTTGACTACATCAACGGATCATAG
- the LOC106383016 gene encoding NADP-dependent malic enzyme 2, whose translation MGSTPAEVPCDVVSDNRSGVGGGISDVYGEDLATLDQLVTPWVSSVASGYSLMRDPRYNKGLAFTDKERDAHYLTGLLPPVVLSQEVQERKLMHNLRQYTVPLQRYMALMDLQERNERLFYKLLIDNVEELLPVVYTPTVGEACQKYGSIFRKPQGLYISLKEKGKILEVLKNWPQRGIQVIVVTDGERILGLGDLGCQGMGIPVGKLSLYTALGGIRPSACLPITIDVGTNNEKLLNDEFYIGLKQRRATGQEYAEFLHEFMCAVKQNYGEKVLVQFEDFANHNAFDLLSKYSTSHLVFNDDIQGTASVVLAGLIAAQKVLGKSLADHTFLFLGAGEAGTGIAELIALKISKETGAPIDETRKKIWLVDSKGLIVSSRKESLQHFKQPWAHEHEPVKNLIGAVNAIKPTVLIGTSGVGQTFTQEVVEAMATNNETPLILALSNPTSQAECTAEQAYTWTKGRAIFGSGSPFDPVEYDGKTYFPGQANNCYIFPGLGLGLIMSGAIRVRDDMLLAASEALAAQVTEENFANGLIYPPFSNIREISANIAASVAAKTYELGLASNLPRPKDLVKFAESCMYSPVYRNYR comes from the exons ATGGGAAGTACTCCAGCTGAAGTACCATGCGACGTTGTTTCCGACAACAGATCCGGCGTGGGAGGTGGGATCTCCGACGTCTACGGTGAGGATCTAGCCACTTTGGATCAGCTCGTCACTCCTTGGGTTTCCTCCGTCGCCAG TGGATACTCGTTGATGCGTGACCCGAGATACAACAAGGGACTTGCTTTCACTGACAAAGAGAGAGATGCTCATTACTTGACTGGTCTTCTTCCCCCTGTTGTCTTAAGCCAGGAAGTTCAG GAGAGGAAGCTGATGCATAATCTGCGCCAGTACACTGTACCTCTACAGCGTTACATGGCCCTCATGGATCTTCAG GAAAGGAACGAGAGGTTGTTCTACAAGCTTTTGATTGATAACGTGGAGGAGTTGCTTCCAGTTGTGTACACGCCAACAGTTGGTGAGGCTTGCCAGAAGTATGGTAGCATTTTCAGGAAGCCGCAGGGTCTCTACATCAGCTTGAAAGAGAA GGGCAAGATTCTTGAAGTGTTGAAGAACTGGCCTCAGAGAGGTATTCAAGTTATTGTTGTTACTGATGGTGAGCGCATTCTCGGTTTGGGAGATCTTGGTTGCCAGGGAATGGGAATTCCAGTGGGGAAGCTTTCTCTTTACACTGCTTTGGGAGGAATCCGTCCATCAGCT TGCCTTCCAATCACCATTGATGTGGGTACAAACAACGAGAAGTTGCTGAATGATGAGTTCTACATTGGCCTTAAACAGCGGAGAGCAACTGGCCAGGAATATGCAGAGTTTCTACATGAGTTCATGTGTGCTGTGAAGCAGAACTATGGAGAGAAAGTGTTGGTACAG TTTGAAGATTTTGCGAATCACAATGCATTTGACCTTCTGTCTAAGTACAGCACGAGTCATCTAGTCTTCAACGACGATATCCAG GGTACTGCATCCGTGGTGCTTGCTGGGCTTATTGCTGCTCAGAAGGTGCTTGGTAAAAGCCTTGCTGACCATACCTTCTTGTTCTTGGGTGCCGGAGAGGCTGGAACCGGTATCGCTGAGCTAATTGCTCTTAAGATTTCTAAAGAG ACTGGAGCTCCCATTGATGAGACCAGGAAGAAGATTTGGCTCGTGGACTCCAAGGGACTGATCGTTAGTTCGCGCAAAGAATCGCTTCAGCACTTCAAGCAGCCGTGGGCGCATGAGCACGAACCTGTCAAGAACCTCATTGGTGCTGTGAAT GCAATTAAACCAACCGTTCTCATTGGAACCTCTGGTGTGGGTCAAACTTTCACACAGGAAGTTGTTGAGGCCATGGCTACCAACAACGAG ACACCGTTGATTCTGGCTCTCTCAAACCCTACTTCTCAAGCTGAGTGTACCGCGGAACAGGCTTACACATGGACCAAG GGTCGTGCAATCTTTGGAAGTGGAAGCCCCTTTGATCCTGTTGAGTACGATGGCAAAACTTACTTCCCTGGCCAG GCAAACAACTGTTACATTTTCCCGGGTCTGGGTCTTGGTTTGATCATGTCCGGCGCCATTCGTGTCCGTGATGACATGCTCCTTGCAGCTT CTGAAGCATTGGCCGCTCAAGTCACAGAAGAGAATTTCGCCAACGGTTTGATCTACCCGCCATTCTCAAACATCAGAGAGATCTCTGCTAACATTGCAGCCAGTGTTGCCGCCAAAACCTATGAGCTTG GATTGGCATCGAACCTGCCACGTCCAAAAGATCTGGTGAAGTTTGCAGAGAGCTGCATGTACAGCCCTGTCTACAGAAACTACCGTTAA
- the LOC106383015 gene encoding clathrin interactor EPSIN 1, with amino-acid sequence MDFMKVFDQTVREIKREVNLKVLKVPEMEQKVLDATDNEPWGPHGTALAEIAQATKKFSECQMVMSVLWTRLSETGKDWRYVYKALSVIDYLISNGSERAVDEIIEHTYQISSLTSFEYVEPNGKDVGINVRKKAENIVALLNNKEKISQIRDKATANRNKYVGLSSTGITYKSGSASASFGGGSGSSNYDSYRDRDSREDKDDYESFQKSRRGVKGEDQSYTSKKSFSRYGSADQDSLSSGKKSPGSGKHSAIPSHASAAPSNNDDDFDDFDPRGTSSKKPSAGSANQVDLFGADLMGDFMDSGPTETSSTNNNNNGTFQETDLFADATFVSASAQGTDFGSQKQEEVDLFSASQPSVTVTPPPPTVDLFASTEPVAPPEAKIPKPESMTTPNIVDPFAAVPMETFDGSDPFGAFTSHSASVSTGPQAPVVHGSATNTTTPPSLADSKPQQFQKKDPFQVKSGIWADSLSRGLIDLNITAPKKASLADVGVVGGLSNDDGNKASAAAYYSGWSMGAGSGLGKTGIYNAQQQQQQQQAPEISDDFFSSLSNQRYQTGGFKQ; translated from the exons ATGGATTTCATGAAGGTCTTCGATCAAACGGTTCGAGAGAT AAAGAGGGAGGTGAATCTCAAAGTTTTGAAGGTTCCGGAGATGGAGCAAAAG GTATTGGATGCTACAGATAATGAGCCTTGGGGTCCGCATGGTACTGCATTGGCTGAGATCGCACAGGCCACTAAGAAATT CTCGGAGTGCCAGATGGTTATGAGTGTTTTGTGGACTAGACTGAGTGAGACTGGCAAGGATTGGAGATATGTCTACAAG GCACTGTCGGTTATTGATTATCTGATTTCAAACGGATCTGAACGAGCAGTTGATGAGATTATTGAGCATACTTACCAAATATCT TCACTCACGAGTTTTGAGTATGTTGAACCGAATGGAAAAGATGTGGGGATCAATGTGAGAAAGAAGGCGGAAAACATTGTTGCTCTCTTGAATAATAAGGAGAAGATCTCTCAAATCAGAGACAAAGCAACAGCCAATCGTAACAA GTACGTTGGCCTCTCCTCAACAGGAATAACATATAAGTCTGGTTCAGCTTCAGCTTCGTTTGGTGGTGGTAGTGGTTCAAGCAATTATGACAGCTATAGAGATAGGGATTCCAGAGAAGACAAGGACGACTACGAGTCTTTTCAAAAGTCAAGGCGCGGTGTTAAAGGTGAAGACCAAAGCTACACTTCGAAGAAAAGTTTTTCACGCTATGGCAG TGCGGACCAGGATAGTCTATCCAGTGGAAAAAAGTCTCCCGGCTCTGGCAAACACAGTGCCATACCTTCACATGCATCTGCAGCTCCTTCAAACAACGATGAtgattttgatgattttgatcCACGTGGAACTTCCAGCAAGA AGCCTTCCGCGGGGAGTGCCAACCAAGTGGACCTTTTTGGAGCAGATCTGATGGGTGACTTCATGGATTCTGGACCAACTGAAACATCTtccaccaacaacaacaacaatggcACGTTTCAAGAGACGGACTTGTTTGCTGATGCAACTTTTGTATCAGCCTCTGCTCAGGGAACAGATTTTGGGTCGCAGAAACAG GAAGAAGTTGATCTCTTCTCTGCATCTCAACCTTCTGTCACAGTTACTCCACCTCCTCCGACGGTTGACCTGTTTGCATCCACTGAACCAGTTGCACCCCCAGAAGCCAAGATTCCTAAACCTGAGTCTATGACCACTCCCAACATTGTTGACCCATTTGCTGCAGTTCCCATGGAAACTTTTGATGGATCTGATCCTTTTGGTGCCTTCACTTCTCACTCCGCTTCAGTCTCTACAGGTCCACAGGCCCCAGTTGTACATGGGAGTGCAACAAACACAACAACCCCACCCTCTTTGGCAGACTCGAAACCACAACAGTTTCAAAAGAAGGATCCTTTCCAGGTGAAATCTGGAATATGGGCAGATTCGCTGAGCCGTGGACTAATTGATCTCAATATTACTGCTC CCAAAAAGGCTTCTCTTGCTGATGTGGGTGTTGTCGGTGGCCTGAGCAATGACGATGGGAACAAGGCATCTGCTGCTGCCTACTACTCAGGGTGGTCCATGGGCGCAGGATCCGGGCTCGGTAAAACCGGAATATACAATGcccagcagcagcagcaacaacaacaagcaCCTGAAATCTCAGATGATTTCTTCTCCAGCCTCAGCAACCAAAGGTACCAAACTGGAGGCTTTAAGCAGTGA
- the LOC106383182 gene encoding probable E3 ubiquitin-protein ligase ARI5: protein MDSDDDMLDTYDEESGEYDLYSDVDDEHGHGGEDDSDHILEEVVDDSITHGSQINYVVLKEEDIRKRQEDEIKQLSTVLSITNAEASVLLLHYRWNVSKLTDEWFADEDKVRRTVGVLEGGGGSVVVVENHRKVKCGICFDKFRRKKIVPVACGHTFCSTCWNGYITTAINDGSGCLMQKCPEPSCHVAIGRDMVEKLVSEEDLRKYLLYFLRSYIEESKKMKWCPAPGCEGAVDFSASGTSINYDVSCSCSHRFCWNCNEDAHSPVDCDTVSQWILKNSAEAENTAWILANSKACPKCKRPIEKNHGCMHMTCGPPCKHEFCWLCLGAWRDHGDRTGGFNACNKYEKDKKQGLYDDAEKKRQMAKSSLERYTHYYERWASNEKSRGKAFGDLQVFLTEKIAKLSVIQCIPETQLTFVTDAWLQIIECRRVLKWTYAYGYYLPESEREKRCFFEYVQGEAESGLERLHKCVETEVFQGAEERSELEFTAFREKLSNLTSVTKRHFETLVKALENGLADVESQAACNKETESLKTEIKSKETTSKKRRT from the coding sequence ATGGACTCCGATGATGACATGCTCGATACCTACGATGAGGAATCAGGAGAGTATGATCTTTACAGCGACGTTGATGATGAACACGGCCATGGTGGTGAAGATGATTCCGATCACATTCTTGAGGAAGTCGTGGACGATTCTATAACTCATGGCTCTCAGATTAATTACGTCGTACTCAAGGAAGAAGACATCCGGAAACGACAGGAGGATGAGATCAAACAACTTTCTACGGTCCTCTCCATAACCAACGCAGAAGCTAGCGTTCTGCTTCTCCACTACCGCTGGAACGTTAGTAAACTTACTGACGAATGGTTTGCCGACGAGGACAAAGTTCGGAGAACTGTTGGCGTATTGGAGGGAGGAGGAGGATCCGTTGTTGTCGTTGAAAATCATCGAAAAGTTAAATGCGGAATCTGCTTTGacaaatttcgtcgtaaaaagaTTGTACCCGTAGCATGCGGTCATACTTTCTGTTCTACATGCTGGAACGGTTACATCACCACAGCAATCAACGACGGCTCGGGATGCTTGATGCAAAAGTGTCCCGAGCCGTCTTGTCACGTTGCTATCGGCCGCGACATGGTCGAGAAGCTGGTTTCCGAGGAAGACCTGAGAAAATACCTGTTGTATTTTCTCAGGTCTTATATCGAAGAAAGCAAGAAGATGAAGTGGTGCCCCGCTCCCGGATGCGAAGGCGCGGTCGATTTTTCCGCGAGCGGGACGAGTATTAACTACGATGTTTCGTGCTCGTGCTCGCATAGATTCTGCTGGAACTGCAACGAGGACGCTCACAGCCCCGTGGACTGCGACACGGTTTCGCAGTGGATACTCAAGAACAGCGCGGAAGCGGAGAATACGGCGTGGATACTCGCTAACTCGAAGGCTTGCCCCAAGTGCAAGCGGCCGATCGAGAAGAACCACGGATGCATGCACATGACGTGCGGTCCGCCTTGCAAGCATGAGTTTTGTTGGCTTTGCCTCGGCGCGTGGAGAGATCACGGGGACCGCACGGGCGGGTTTAATGCGTGCAACAAGTACGAGAAGGATAAGAAACAAGGACTGTACGATGACGCTGAGAAGAAGCGACAGATGGCGAAGAGCTCGTTGGAGAGGTACACTCATTACTACGAACGATGGGCGAGCAATGAAAAGTCGAGGGGGAAAGCTTTCGGAGATCTACAGGTGTTCTTAACGGAGAAGATTGCGAAGCTTAGTGTGATTCAGTGCATACCGGAGACTCAGCTGACGTTCGTCACAGATGCGTGGCTTCAGATCATCGAATGCAGACGGGTGCTGAAATGGACGTATGCGTATGGGTACTATCTACCTGAATCTGAGCGTGAGAAGCGGTGTTTTTTCGAGTACGTGCAAGGGGAGGCCGAGTCTGGTTTGGAGAGGCTCCACAAATGCGTTGAGACGGAGGTGTTTCAGGGTGCTGAAGAGCGGTCGGAACTAGAGTTTACCGCTTTCCGGGAGAAATTATCTAATTTGACCAGCGTGACGAAGAGACACTTTGAAACTCTGGTGAAAGCTCTGGAGAATGGTCTCGCTGATGTCGAGTCTCAAGCGGCTTGCAACAAAGAAACAGAATcattaaaaacagaaataaaaagcaaagaaaCAACGTCTAAAAAAAGGCGGACGTGA